From one Calditrichota bacterium genomic stretch:
- a CDS encoding GxxExxY protein — protein MQEATFLERELSESVLGCAFRVYNALGNGFLEKVYENALVHELRKVGLTAEQQKRIDVRYDGVVVGDYYADIVVEGRIIVEIKACESLSPAHEAQLLHYLKATGCHVGYLLNFGSPGRLQFKRMVF, from the coding sequence ATGCAGGAGGCCACTTTTCTGGAAAGGGAATTGTCTGAGAGCGTGTTGGGCTGTGCCTTTCGGGTGTACAATGCTCTCGGCAATGGCTTTTTGGAAAAGGTGTACGAAAACGCACTGGTGCACGAACTTCGCAAGGTCGGTCTCACGGCCGAGCAGCAGAAGAGAATCGACGTCCGTTACGACGGCGTGGTGGTGGGAGACTACTATGCGGATATAGTGGTGGAGGGAAGGATCATCGTAGAGATCAAGGCGTGTGAGTCTCTCAGTCCCGCTCATGAGGCGCAGTTGCTGCACTATCTCAAGGCCACGGGTTGCCATGTTGGATACTTGTTGAACTTTGGCAGCCCAGGCAGGCTCCAATTCAAAAGGATGGTTTTCTGA